Proteins encoded together in one Olsenella timonensis window:
- the recJ gene encoding single-stranded-DNA-specific exonuclease RecJ, producing the protein MGGLAESRRWTVLPSDPAAERALARELGVPPLVARVLVARGHADPDDARAFLAPSLDASWVDPLRIPGMGAVADRLEHAIEAGETIAVFGDFDVDGMTSTCLLTLALREMGATVHPFIPHRFGEGYGLSREALARVREACEPDLVVTVDNGIAAAREVAWLRELGVDVVVTDHHEPADLVPEDVPVTDPKLSADCPSRELAGAGVALKLVCELGRRRGAEDLWRRYVDVAALGTLSDMMLLSGENRALVAEGVERMRRTTRPGLVALAATAGCDLASVRPDDLPFSIIPRLNAAGRMGSTDVALELLLTDDPAEAAVLAARLESVNTERREVEAALADAALAEARRTYDGGRAVVVGGEGWHEGVKGIVASRLVSRYHVPSIVFSVRDGVARGSGRSVGSVDLFHAVEQCSDMLVRFGGHAGAVGVTCEASRLGEFRERLASVLAELPAEQFEDVGEVTAEVSLSELTVETIDGLERLQPFGQGNKRPLLAVRGVTTRNRACVGADLAHLRFVATDGVSCVPAIYFRAPDAERACAWDGVVDVVFEAVNETWQGRTKPKLMVKDLLLRDTGEPCDEGAPEPAARGDAPDAPLPVSRDRRSELARLPYDELTDELRRALIGERSLLPAQARALDLLAAGRSCLAVMATGRGKSLVFHLHAAREAIARGRASVFVYPLRALVADQAFHLREQLSRAGVAVEVLTGETPQGERSRIFGALAGGTADVVLTTPEFLAIHRADFAVGGRVSFLVIDEAHHAGLAAPGTREAYLELPAVRSELGEPVTLAVTATAAPEVAERICSLAGIDRADVVCDLSGRENLVVDDGRALRDREAALVSIVARGEKCVVYVPSRDLAVSLVRTLRHRVPELAARTAFYHAGLPRSTRSRVERAFRGDDLACIVSTSAFGEGVNLPGIRHVVLYGMPLGRVEFNQMSGRAGRDGAGATVHLLFGPHDAALGRRILSSSAPSRDDLVRVYRALARLFRDGGPIALDDAQIAAATEDASAAAVDGRAVATALSIFSELGFCSVTGWGPARRVLMAPSPDHMELTQSACYLEGAGARSAFDEFCAWALEAPADELLACVRHPISPEFGIIIGMEGRAI; encoded by the coding sequence ATGGGAGGCCTCGCCGAGAGCCGGCGCTGGACGGTGCTGCCCTCGGACCCCGCCGCCGAGCGCGCCCTCGCCCGCGAGCTGGGGGTCCCGCCCCTGGTGGCGCGCGTTCTGGTGGCCCGCGGCCACGCTGACCCCGACGACGCGAGGGCGTTTCTCGCCCCCTCGCTCGACGCGTCCTGGGTCGACCCGCTCCGGATCCCGGGCATGGGGGCGGTGGCAGACCGCCTCGAGCACGCAATCGAGGCGGGGGAGACCATCGCCGTCTTTGGCGACTTCGACGTCGACGGCATGACCTCCACCTGTCTGCTCACGCTCGCGCTTCGCGAGATGGGGGCGACGGTCCACCCCTTCATCCCGCATCGCTTCGGCGAGGGCTACGGGCTCTCTCGGGAGGCGCTCGCCCGCGTCCGCGAGGCTTGCGAGCCCGACCTGGTCGTGACCGTGGACAACGGCATCGCCGCAGCGCGGGAGGTGGCGTGGCTGCGCGAGCTCGGCGTCGACGTGGTCGTGACCGACCACCACGAGCCCGCCGACCTCGTCCCCGAGGACGTGCCGGTGACCGACCCGAAGCTCTCCGCGGACTGCCCGTCCCGCGAGCTCGCCGGCGCCGGGGTGGCCCTCAAGCTCGTCTGCGAGCTGGGACGCCGCCGGGGCGCCGAGGACCTCTGGCGCCGCTACGTAGACGTCGCGGCGCTCGGCACCCTCTCCGACATGATGCTGCTCTCGGGCGAGAACCGCGCGCTCGTCGCCGAGGGGGTGGAGCGCATGCGCCGCACGACGCGCCCCGGTCTCGTGGCGCTCGCCGCCACGGCGGGGTGCGACCTCGCCAGCGTGCGTCCCGACGACCTGCCCTTCTCCATCATCCCGCGCCTCAACGCCGCCGGGCGCATGGGCTCGACCGACGTCGCGCTCGAGCTCCTGCTGACCGACGACCCCGCCGAGGCCGCCGTGCTCGCCGCGCGGCTCGAGTCGGTGAACACGGAGCGTCGCGAGGTCGAGGCCGCGCTCGCCGACGCCGCGCTCGCCGAGGCGCGGCGCACCTACGACGGCGGGCGCGCCGTGGTCGTGGGCGGCGAGGGCTGGCACGAGGGCGTGAAGGGCATCGTCGCCTCGCGGCTGGTGAGCCGCTATCACGTTCCCTCGATCGTCTTCTCCGTCCGCGACGGGGTCGCTCGCGGCTCGGGTCGCTCGGTCGGGTCGGTCGACCTCTTCCATGCCGTGGAGCAGTGCTCCGACATGCTCGTGCGATTCGGCGGCCATGCGGGGGCGGTGGGCGTCACGTGCGAGGCGTCGCGCCTGGGGGAGTTCAGGGAGCGCCTCGCCTCGGTGCTCGCGGAGCTCCCCGCCGAGCAGTTCGAGGACGTGGGGGAGGTCACTGCCGAGGTCTCCCTCTCAGAGCTCACCGTCGAGACGATCGACGGCCTCGAGCGCCTCCAGCCGTTTGGCCAGGGAAACAAGCGTCCGCTGCTCGCCGTGCGCGGCGTTACCACCCGCAACCGGGCCTGCGTGGGGGCCGACCTCGCCCACCTGCGCTTTGTTGCCACCGACGGCGTGAGCTGCGTGCCCGCGATCTACTTCCGCGCCCCGGACGCCGAGCGCGCGTGTGCCTGGGACGGCGTGGTCGACGTCGTGTTCGAGGCGGTCAACGAGACCTGGCAGGGGCGTACCAAGCCCAAGCTCATGGTCAAGGACCTGCTGCTGCGCGACACCGGTGAGCCCTGCGACGAGGGGGCGCCGGAGCCCGCCGCGCGCGGCGACGCGCCCGACGCACCCCTGCCCGTCTCCCGGGACCGCCGCTCCGAGCTCGCGCGCCTTCCCTACGACGAGCTCACCGACGAGCTCCGTCGGGCGCTCATCGGCGAGCGCTCCCTGCTGCCCGCCCAGGCCCGAGCGCTCGACCTGCTCGCAGCCGGGAGGTCGTGTCTTGCCGTCATGGCCACGGGCCGGGGCAAGTCGCTCGTGTTCCATCTCCACGCCGCCCGCGAGGCCATCGCGCGCGGGCGCGCGAGCGTGTTCGTCTACCCGCTGCGGGCCCTTGTCGCCGACCAGGCCTTCCACCTGCGCGAGCAGCTCTCCCGTGCCGGCGTCGCGGTCGAGGTCCTGACGGGAGAGACGCCGCAGGGCGAGCGCTCCCGCATCTTTGGCGCGCTCGCGGGCGGCACGGCGGACGTCGTGCTGACCACGCCGGAGTTCCTCGCCATCCATCGTGCGGACTTCGCCGTCGGCGGGCGCGTCTCGTTCCTCGTCATCGACGAGGCCCATCACGCCGGACTCGCCGCCCCGGGCACGCGCGAGGCCTACCTCGAGCTGCCGGCGGTCCGCTCCGAGCTGGGGGAGCCGGTGACGCTCGCCGTCACGGCAACCGCCGCGCCCGAGGTGGCGGAGCGGATCTGCTCTCTCGCCGGGATCGATCGCGCAGACGTCGTCTGCGACCTCTCTGGCAGGGAGAACCTCGTCGTCGACGACGGGCGCGCGCTGCGAGACCGCGAGGCCGCGCTCGTGAGCATCGTTGCCCGGGGCGAGAAGTGCGTCGTGTACGTCCCCTCGCGCGACCTCGCGGTCTCGCTGGTGAGGACGCTGCGTCACCGCGTTCCCGAGCTCGCCGCGCGAACGGCCTTCTATCACGCGGGGCTTCCGCGCTCGACGCGTTCCCGCGTCGAGCGGGCGTTCCGTGGCGACGACCTCGCGTGCATCGTCTCGACGAGCGCCTTCGGGGAGGGTGTGAACCTCCCCGGCATTCGCCATGTGGTGCTCTACGGCATGCCGCTCGGCCGAGTGGAGTTCAACCAGATGAGCGGTCGCGCGGGCCGCGACGGGGCCGGCGCGACCGTGCACCTCCTCTTCGGCCCGCACGACGCCGCGCTCGGCCGGCGCATCCTCTCCTCGTCGGCGCCCTCGCGTGACGACCTCGTCCGCGTCTATCGCGCCCTGGCTCGCCTCTTCCGCGACGGCGGCCCCATCGCCCTCGACGACGCGCAGATAGCCGCCGCAACCGAGGACGCCTCGGCGGCGGCGGTCGACGGGCGCGCGGTTGCCACCGCCCTCAGCATCTTCTCCGAGCTGGGCTTCTGCTCCGTCACGGGGTGGGGGCCCGCGCGCCGCGTCCTCATGGCCCCGTCCCCAGACCACATGGAGCTCACGCAGTCGGCCTGCTACCTGGAGGGCGCCGGCGCGCGCTCGGCCTTCGACGAGTTCTGCGCCTGGGCGCTCGAGGCGCCGGCCGACGAGCTTCTCGCCTGCGTCAGGCACCCCATCTCCCCCGAGTTCGGTATCATCATTGGAATGGAGGGGAGGGCGATATGA
- the tgt gene encoding tRNA guanosine(34) transglycosylase Tgt — protein MDTSLFKYDILAEDPETHARAGVLHTPHGDVPTPIFMPVGTKATVKGLMPSTLRELGTKILLANTYHLSMRPGADLVAEMGGLHDFMRWDGPILTDSGGFQVFSHEEFCRLSDDGVRFRAVDYDGRWISWTPEDNMEIAQKLGADIVMQLDQCVGYPAPRAKVARSVELSSRWAERCYAAHTRPDQALFGIVQGGMHLDLRLRSLAHLEGCGDFPGYGIGGYSVGEDHETMFETLAPLVSEHMPATKPRYLMGVGNPTTLVRAVACGVDMFDCVLPTRTARTGSAFSSEGRLNFRHARFAHDPRPIDEACTCPACSQGFSRAYLHHLVRQHEMLAGILISQHNIHYLLDLMRRAREAVLAGTYAAFVSDWMASPAACDW, from the coding sequence GTGGATACCAGCCTGTTCAAGTACGACATCCTCGCCGAGGACCCCGAGACGCACGCCCGTGCCGGCGTCCTGCACACCCCCCACGGCGACGTCCCCACGCCGATCTTCATGCCGGTGGGCACCAAGGCCACCGTCAAGGGCCTCATGCCCTCCACCCTGCGCGAGCTGGGGACCAAGATCCTGCTTGCCAACACCTATCACCTCTCCATGCGCCCGGGGGCGGACCTGGTGGCAGAGATGGGGGGCCTGCACGACTTCATGCGCTGGGACGGGCCGATCCTCACCGACTCGGGCGGATTCCAGGTCTTCTCCCACGAGGAGTTCTGCAGGCTCTCCGACGACGGCGTCCGCTTTCGGGCGGTGGACTACGACGGCCGCTGGATCTCCTGGACGCCCGAGGACAACATGGAGATCGCCCAGAAGCTCGGTGCCGACATCGTGATGCAGCTCGACCAGTGCGTGGGGTATCCTGCCCCGCGCGCCAAGGTGGCTCGCTCCGTGGAGCTCTCGAGTCGCTGGGCGGAGCGTTGCTATGCCGCACACACCCGTCCTGACCAGGCCCTCTTTGGCATCGTGCAGGGAGGCATGCATCTGGACCTGCGGCTGCGCAGCCTGGCGCACCTCGAGGGGTGCGGCGACTTCCCGGGCTACGGCATCGGGGGATACTCGGTGGGGGAGGACCACGAGACCATGTTCGAGACCCTCGCCCCGCTCGTCTCCGAGCACATGCCGGCCACCAAGCCGCGCTACCTCATGGGCGTGGGCAACCCCACGACGCTCGTGCGCGCGGTCGCCTGCGGCGTGGACATGTTCGACTGCGTGCTGCCCACGCGCACGGCCCGCACCGGATCGGCCTTCTCGAGCGAGGGGCGCCTCAACTTCCGCCACGCGCGCTTCGCGCACGACCCGCGCCCGATCGACGAGGCGTGCACCTGCCCCGCCTGCTCGCAGGGCTTCTCGCGCGCCTATCTGCACCACCTTGTCCGACAGCACGAGATGCTCGCCGGGATCCTCATCTCGCAGCATAACATCCACTACCTGCTCGACCTCATGCGTCGCGCACGCGAGGCAGTGCTCGCCGGCACCTACGCGGCGTTCGTGAGCGACTGGATGGCCTCGCCCGCCGCCTGCGACTGGTAG
- a CDS encoding HPr family phosphocarrier protein produces the protein MVSKQTKIINATGLHARPASVFVTEAKKYQCNVTIKNVDKDSAPVNAKSIMMILAAGLGTGTQIEIACDGEDEQAALDALVALIDSGFGE, from the coding sequence ATGGTTTCTAAGCAGACGAAGATCATCAACGCCACCGGCCTTCACGCGCGCCCCGCGTCCGTCTTTGTGACCGAGGCCAAGAAGTACCAGTGCAACGTCACCATCAAGAACGTCGACAAGGACTCCGCTCCCGTCAACGCCAAGTCCATCATGATGATCCTGGCCGCCGGCCTCGGCACCGGCACCCAGATCGAGATCGCCTGCGACGGCGAGGACGAGCAGGCCGCCCTCGACGCCCTGGTCGCCCTCATCGACTCCGGCTTCGGCGAGTAG
- the queA gene encoding tRNA preQ1(34) S-adenosylmethionine ribosyltransferase-isomerase QueA: protein MRTDDFDYPLPDELIAQAPAEPRDSCRLLVLRREDGSVEHRRFTDVIDYLEPGDLLVANRTRVMPARLVGRKRGTGGVCETLLLRRREDVDPLGGVWECLVNPGKRLRQPGTAIEYRAGGLHAPESAPVVLVGEIVDFVDGSKGGRLVRFSPVGERGDGSPRTLDEAIHLAGHVPLPPYITSYEGDPEKYQTVYAMSEEHSAAAPTAGLHFTPELIERIREKGVEWATVELEVGIDTFRLVTEDDPTQHVMHTERYHVPQEVVDAVHATKAAGRRVIAVGTTSVRSLESAWEEGAAPSVPPVAARRFEGAAGSGDIVARENATTNLYLMPGSDFHVVDAMITNFHVPRSTLMMLVSAFATREQIMAAYHEAMEERYRFLSFGDAMLIE from the coding sequence ATGCGCACCGATGACTTTGACTACCCGCTGCCCGACGAGCTGATAGCCCAGGCCCCGGCCGAGCCGCGCGACTCATGCCGGCTGCTCGTCCTGCGTCGCGAGGACGGCTCGGTGGAGCACCGTCGCTTCACGGACGTCATCGACTACCTCGAGCCCGGAGACCTGCTCGTCGCCAACCGCACGCGCGTCATGCCGGCGCGCCTCGTCGGCCGCAAGCGCGGCACGGGCGGCGTCTGCGAGACGCTCCTGCTCAGGCGCCGCGAGGACGTCGACCCCCTCGGAGGCGTCTGGGAGTGCCTCGTCAATCCCGGCAAGCGGCTGCGCCAGCCGGGGACCGCGATCGAGTACCGCGCCGGTGGCCTGCACGCGCCGGAGTCGGCGCCGGTCGTGCTCGTCGGGGAGATCGTCGACTTCGTGGACGGCAGCAAGGGAGGGCGGCTCGTGCGCTTCTCGCCGGTGGGCGAGAGGGGCGACGGCTCGCCGCGCACGCTCGACGAGGCGATACATCTGGCCGGCCACGTGCCGCTGCCGCCCTACATCACCAGCTACGAGGGCGACCCCGAGAAGTACCAGACCGTCTACGCCATGAGCGAGGAGCACTCGGCCGCCGCCCCCACGGCGGGCCTCCACTTCACCCCCGAGCTCATCGAGCGGATTCGCGAGAAGGGCGTGGAATGGGCCACGGTCGAGCTCGAGGTGGGAATCGACACCTTCCGCCTGGTCACCGAGGACGATCCTACGCAGCACGTCATGCACACCGAGCGCTATCACGTCCCACAGGAGGTCGTCGACGCCGTGCACGCCACCAAGGCGGCGGGCCGCCGCGTGATCGCGGTGGGGACGACCTCGGTGCGCTCGCTCGAGAGCGCTTGGGAGGAGGGGGCCGCGCCGAGTGTGCCGCCCGTGGCGGCACGCCGCTTCGAGGGCGCCGCCGGCTCCGGGGACATCGTGGCGCGCGAGAACGCCACGACGAACCTCTACCTCATGCCCGGCTCCGACTTCCACGTGGTCGACGCGATGATCACGAACTTCCACGTGCCGCGGTCCACGCTCATGATGCTCGTCTCGGCCTTCGCCACGCGCGAGCAGATCATGGCCGCCTACCACGAGGCCATGGAGGAGCGCTATCGCTTCCTCTCCTTCGGCGACGCGATGCTGATCGAGTAG
- a CDS encoding magnesium transporter CorA family protein, with amino-acid sequence MIQCLLTGENGAIEKIGEPCPGCWVNVVAPTEEERAWLEEGLGVLPEFVSSALDDEETSRIDYDEDAHQIFVIVDYPVVGEDGAGVRPQSPLQYDTMPLSMVFLPERGLFVTISLLDNEVVNDMASGRVRNVDTRLRTRFLLQMLLHISQLYLVYLRRIDRLSSNTEARLHASVRNEELIQMLNLEKSLVYFSTSLKSDEVTLNKIAQGRIIPLYEDDQDLLEDVLVEVRQAIEMANIYSGTLSGTMDAFASIISNNLNIVMKVLSVITIVMAIPNIVFGFYGMNVGLPFEGVPLLDNWAFPLLLAAACCLVAAWVFKRKGMWH; translated from the coding sequence ATGATCCAGTGCCTGCTGACTGGCGAGAACGGAGCCATCGAGAAGATCGGGGAGCCCTGTCCGGGCTGCTGGGTCAACGTCGTGGCGCCCACGGAGGAGGAGCGCGCCTGGCTCGAGGAGGGACTCGGCGTGCTGCCGGAGTTCGTCAGCTCCGCCCTCGACGACGAGGAGACCTCCCGCATCGACTACGACGAGGATGCGCACCAGATCTTCGTCATCGTGGACTACCCGGTCGTCGGCGAGGACGGTGCGGGCGTGAGGCCGCAGAGCCCGCTCCAGTACGACACCATGCCGCTCTCGATGGTCTTCCTTCCCGAGCGCGGCCTCTTCGTCACGATCAGCCTGCTCGACAACGAGGTCGTGAACGACATGGCGTCCGGCCGCGTCCGAAACGTGGACACGCGCCTGCGCACGCGCTTCCTGCTGCAGATGCTGCTGCACATCTCCCAACTCTACCTCGTCTACCTGCGGCGCATTGACCGTCTCTCCTCAAACACCGAGGCGCGCCTCCATGCCTCCGTGCGCAACGAGGAGCTCATCCAGATGCTCAACCTGGAGAAGTCGCTCGTGTACTTCTCCACCTCGCTCAAGTCCGACGAGGTGACGCTCAACAAGATCGCGCAGGGCCGCATCATCCCGCTCTACGAGGACGACCAGGACCTGCTCGAGGACGTGCTCGTCGAGGTGCGGCAGGCCATCGAGATGGCCAACATCTACTCCGGCACCCTCTCGGGCACGATGGACGCGTTCGCGAGCATCATCTCCAACAACCTCAACATCGTGATGAAGGTGCTCTCGGTCATCACGATCGTCATGGCGATCCCCAACATCGTCTTCGGCTTCTACGGCATGAACGTCGGACTCCCCTTCGAGGGCGTGCCGCTGCTCGACAACTGGGCGTTCCCCCTGCTTCTCGCGGCGGCGTGCTGTCTGGTCGCCGCATGGGTCTTCAAGCGCAAGGGCATGTGGCACTAG